From Alloacidobacterium dinghuense:
TTTGTACTTTCGATTCCCGTCGGCATCTCCATCGCAGGCTGTGGTGGCACAAACCCTAACAACTATTGCATCAAGAATGGCCACGGATACGGTGAGAAGGTCACAGACCTTGACCACATCAACCTGGGACCGGCGTCGACCGGAATCTCCCTTTCTTATGGGCAGACCGGCCAGGTAAATCAGCCTACCGGCTTCAACTGCAATGGCGGCACGGTCAGCGTCGCACACTATGTTTACGGCACAACGAACCTGAACCTCGCCGACATTAATCCGTCGACCGGTGCGATCTGCGCCGGCACATGGAACCGTCACAGCGCCTCAGGGATCCCGGACTTCACCATCTGCACGCCGCCAACGCAGCCGGGAGTCGCTCAGGTCACGGCAAGCGCTTCGGCGGTGACCAGCAATCCGATCAGCATCTATATTCATCCGGCGGTCACGGCGATCACGATCGGCTCCCAGACAGCCTGCGTCTCCCAAAACCAGACGTTAAATTATCCGGGAACAACCACGCCCATGCCGCTGACGGTGAATACGCAGGTCTTTGGTCCCGACGGCGTGACTATCCCTTCCCAATACGTGGGCACCGTCACCTACAACCCTGTAAATAGCAGTATCGTCACCATTAACAACACGACAGACACCACAAGCACGAATCCTGTAAATGGTCTCGCCACCGCCCTCCAGCCTGGGTCGACGGTCATCAACGCCGTGCTCGCAGGCACCACCTCTGCCGCCGGATATTTCTTCACTTGTCCGCCAGCCAGCATTGGACTCACGCTCAACGGCTCAACGGGTATGCCTACTCCCGTGACCGTGACCGCCAGCAGCCCGCAGAATCTCCTGGCGAATATTCCTGACACAACCGGGACCGGCATCAGCGGCCTCTCGCTGGACTACACCTCGACGCAGCCCAAACAGATCTCCGTCAGCAGTTCCGGTACGGTGACCGCTACCTTCCCGACGACCACCACGATTACGGCAATATGCCAACCCGGCACGTGCAATCCCGCGCCGGTAAATATCATCGGCCAGCTGGGAACCGGCCTGCCTGTTACCAGTAATCCTGTCATTGTGAACTCTCCGGGACGCAGCAGCAGCAAGCTGTGGCTGGCCTCGTCGCAATCTTCTTACTTCACGCCGCTCGACCTGACTGCAACCGGAGCACCGACGCCGATCAAGCTGCCGTACATTCCGAACTCGATGGTGCTCGATCAGAACGGCACGAATCTTTACTTCGGCAGCTATCACGAGCTGATGGTCGTCAGTGCAGGAACCAATACGCTCAGCAAGGAAGACACGAACGTTCCCGGAGTCGTGCTCGCGGTTTCGCCGGACAGCGCAACTGCAGTCATCAACGACCAGGTGAATCAGATCATCTATCTCTACAACGGGAGCAAAGGGTCATTCACCAGCGTTGGCGGGCTCGCGACGCGCGCGCAGTATTCTCCGGATGGGAAGAATCTCTACATCATCGGGCCCAACAACTTCTACGTCTACAACGCAGCGACCGGTTGGAGCACGTACACGAACTCGAATGGCGGCACGAATGTCTGCACCACAGCCCAGCTGAATAACAACAACAACACTACAACCTTTGACCCGTTCTGCTCTCCAGACATTACCGTTGCGATCCCCAGCATCGGTCCCTTCATCACCGGATCGAACACCACGGCCAATGGTTTCTGCCCGAATACGACGGTGAGTCCGCCGGTTTATTATCCGCTTGCGGCGACCATCGCGACGGCCTCGGATCACGTCACAGCTACCAATGACGGCAATCACATTCTGGGAGCAACCGCGAACCCGGCTCAGATTGCCGATATCTCGGTCAAAATTCCCATCGGATCATGCCCGTCGAGTAATCAGGGCATCAAGCTGCAGCAGGGTTCGGGCACAAATCCTGGCGACTACAGCATCAATACCTCGGCGCTCAGCAGCATCACTCCAACTGAAATCAATCAGGTCGTCTCATCCCCGACTGCAGCCATTGCCTTCGTCACGTACAGCGCAGCAAGCGCAACCGGCCTGTTGCCGGCCTATACTCCATCGACAACGTACGGCACTGCTGGAACAGTGTCGAATGTGCAGCTCTCAACCGGAGCGCAGGCGCCGCTCTCCGGCGCATTCAGCCCCGATGATTCGACTTTCTTCGTCGGCACCTCGGGTGACAATCTGCTGCACTTCATTGATATTCAATCGCTCACTGATACGCAGACGGTTAATCCTAAGCTGCCAAAATGTGTCCAGCAACCGGCAAACGGAGCGCCTGTTTGTGATCCCAGCACGGCGGTTCCTGTCCAGTTCATCGCGGTACAACCACGCACAACAACTTAATTCGTTCAGCCCTCCACAGAAGATGCCCGCAGCCAAAAGCGGCGGGCATTTCTATCTCTGGCGCGACTTTGCGCATGCCTTTCCGGGCATTCTCGCCGTTTTTACATTCTGTTCATGCTGCATTCATAGCCCCTTTAGAGTGAACCTTTAGTGTCTTTGTAGTTACGCCCGAATACACAAATCTGCTGTGCGTAGGCCTGAATCACTCCCTGCACGACAATTTACTGATTTGAGGAGGCTACTATGAAACACCCTCGTTCATGGGCATGGTATCGTTACACCATAGCCCTCGCTGTCATCGCATTTCTCGGCTCATCCGTTAACGCTCAAGTTAATACTGCCAGCCTTTCCGGTTTAATTACTGACCCGAGCGGCGCAGCCGTTCCAAACGTAACCGTCAATGCTACAAGTCCAGCCACCGGCTATGCGCGCGTCGTCACCACCGACAACGCCGGCTATTACACTTTCCAGAACCTGCCGATCGGGCAGTACACGGTACGAGTGGAAGCTCCCGGATTTACGACAGACCAGGAAAATGTAACTCTCAATGTTGCAGAAAAGGGCCGCCGCGATTTCTCGCTTCAGGTTGGCTCAGAGCAACAGACCGTCCAAGTGGAAGCGCAGGGCATAGGCCTTTCCCCCGATGACGCCTCGATCGGCACAGTCGTTGACTCGAGGACAATCGAACAGACTCCGCTTTACCTGCGCAACTGGGATGACTTGCTTCGCACAGTTCCCGGCGTGCAGATTAGCCGCTTCACGCAGCAGAGCGGTTCCACCTCAGCCGGACGCACCGGCGACTTCAACGTCAACGGCATCCACTCGCTTCAGAACAACTTCATTCTCGACGGCATCGACAACAACACCTTCTCGGAAAACGTGCAGGAACTCAGCACTGAGTCTGCGCACCCGTCGGTTGACGTCATCGCCGAATTCAACATCATCACGAATCCCTACTCGGCTGAGTATGGACGCGCACCGGGAGCCGCAGTCTCCGTCAACACCCGGAGCGGCACCAATCAGTTCCACGGCCTCGCCTATGAGTACGTGCGCAATCAGTACTTTGACGCTACGGACTTCATCACCAAGCAGCACAACCAGCCCAAGGCGGAAAACAATCAGAACCAGTTCGGCGGCAGCTTCGGCGGCCCGATCCTCAAGAACCGGCTCTTTGGTTTCTTTAACTACGAGGGCACGCGCATCAAGCAGGGCGTGAACCGCACCTCCACCGTGCCGCTCGATAACGAGCGTATCGGCGACTTCAGCCCAGAAACCAGCGCGAAGGTCGGCATCAAGTATCCGACGATCTACGATCCGCAGACTGGCCAGCCTTTCGCCGACAACAAAATCCCGGCAGGCCGCATCGACCCGGTTGTCGCCAGTCTCATCGCGCTCTTCCCCGAACCAAATGTAGCTTCGAACGGCTCGTTTGCAGAAACAAACAACTACTTCCGCACCGGCGGCGTGCAGGATAACAACGACAGCTATAACGGCCGCGTCGACTGGACAGCTTCGCAGAACGACACCGTCTTCGCGCGCTATAACTATTCGAATCGCTTCCGCTTCATCCCCGGCTACTTTGGCGGGTTGGCCGACGGCAGCAGCACCTCAGCGTGGGGCCGCCAATACCTGAAGAACCACAGCCTCGTTATCGGCTGGACGCATGTTTTCAGCGCAAGCATGGTCAACGACTTCCGCTTCGGCTGGGTACGCAATTACTCTTTCGCAGAGCAGGACCCGTTTGCTCTGACGGAATATGCCGGAAACTTTGTTCCCGGTATTCCCATCAACCCGGCGGTCGGCGGCGGTGTTCCGCTCACCACGTTCAGCGGTTCAATCGGAGCTTTCGTTGGATCACCTGACTTCCTGCCCAAGCAGCAGGTGCCACAGCAATTCCAGTACAACGACACGCTTTCGATCACGCACGGCAGGCAGACTTATAAAATCGGCGCCTCGCTCTATGCGCCAATGCGCAACCTCTTCCAGGACGAGCCCGGCATGCGCGGCGATATGACCTTTACCGGCATCTTCACCTGCGAACGCAATGCATCCAGCCAGTGCATTTCAAACACCGGCTTTCCTTATGCCGACGGCCTGCTCGGCCAAGTGCAGAGCAACCAGCTCACCAACGTCCACTTCGTCGATCAGCGCATCTGGATGCTCTCCGGCTTCTTTGAAGATGACTGGAAGGTCACGCCGAAGCTCACCCTCAATCTCGGCTTGCGCTATGACTTTGCCACACCCGCGCTCAACGCCAAGAACCAGATGGCGAATTTCGATCCCGACTCGGGCTCGCTGGTCTTCGCTCGCTCCGGCAGCCTGAAGTCGCGCTCGCTGGTCGACACCAACTACAAGAACTTCGGCCCGCGCCTCGGCTTTGCCTACTCGCCCGACCAGAAAACAGTCGTGCGTGGTGGATACGGCATCTACTACACCGTCTTCGAGCGCTACGGCAGCGAAGACCAGCTCTCGCTCAATCCACCATTCCTCATCAACAAGACACAGTCGGCTGCTTCAACCTCAACGACTCCGGCCATGATCGCGCAGCAGGGCTTCCCGTCGAACTATCTCGACCCCTCGACCATCAATCTCAACAACCTCACCTCCTTCCATATCCGCGCTCTGAACTCGAACGACCCCACGCCTTATGTCCAACAGTGGAGCTTCGGCATTCAGCGCGCTATTGCAAACACCTGGACAGCTGAGGTGGACTATGTTGGCACCAAGTCAACGCATCTTGACATCATCCGCGACTACAACCAGCCGATTATCTCTGGCAACACTGTTCAGACGACGACAAACAGCAGCGGTAAAACGGTGCCGGTCATTCCCTACTCCAACTTCGGCCAGATCGAATACACAGACCCGATCGGCTTCGGCAACTACAACGGCTTGCAGGCAAGCCTCAAGCGCCGCTTCCAGGCAGGCTTGAGCCTGCAGGCTGCCTATACCTACTCACACAGCCTCGATAACGCGCCGGAGGAACTCGAAAGCAACTCTGGCGATGCGCCGAATGGACGCAACGCGGCCGCGTGGTATGGCAACAGTGACTTCGATATCCGCAATCGCGTCTCTGTCAGCTATGTCTATGAGCTGCCCTTCGGTCATGGCAAGTCGATGCTGAACAGCGGTCCGCTCTCGTGGATCTTCGGAGACTTCCGTACTTCGGGCGTCTACACCTTCTACTCTGGGCACCCGTTCACGGTGAACTCCGGTGGCACGCTCGCCAGCGCACTCGATCCTTATGGCTATGCTGTAGCTACGCCGTTCGTCGTCGGCAAGCCGCGCGTCATCGGCGATCCAGCATGCTACTTCTACATCTCGACGAACAAAGCGTGCTCCCAATTCGCGCCCAACACCACCGATGCCTATGTGGCTGCGCCCGCCGGTCAATTCGGCAACAGTGGACGCAACACGCTCATCGGACCACGCACCAATGTGTTCGACGCAGCTCTGATGCGGGACTTCCCCATTGAACGCGTCAATCTTCAGGCTCGTTGGGAAGTCTTCAACGTAACCAATACGCCGGAGTTTGGCCAGCCCGGCAACAACATCACCAGCAGTTCTGCGGGCAGTATCACCACGCTATCCGGCGATCCTCGCGTCATGCAGTTTGCATTGCGCATATCCTTCTAACTGAGAATTGACAAGCGGGGCCTGCAGAAATGCAGGCCCTACTTCTTTCCGCGTAAGTTTGAACAGGCGCTTTACAAATTGAACTGCCATCCCGCGTCGGGTGCCGGAATGCTCTGAACACAATGATCAAGAAAATTCTGCCTGGACTCTTGTCGCTCCTTTGCCTGACTTTCTTTTCTTTGGAAGCCCTCTCCGCACAAGTCAAACCCGACATCACTCTCAAAGGCGTCATCACAGGGAGCGAGAACAACAGCTACGTCGAAGCGCCCTTCACAGTGCCGGACGGGATTGTATCGATCACGGTTACATTTCATTACACGGGGAAAGAACAGCACACCGCACTCGATCTCGGGCTATTTGATCCTGAGCGTTTTCGCGGCTGGAGCGGCGGCAACAAGGACCACTTCACCGTAAGCACGACCAGCGCCACGCCATCCTATCTTCCCGGCCCGCTTCCAGCCGGACAATGGAAGCTGATTATCGGTGTCCCCAATATCCGTGAGACGGTCACGTCCAATTACGAAGCGAACATTTTCTTCACGCGAGAGAAGAGCACGCCGACATCGTTCGCGGACGCGCCTCTGCGCGATGGCCCAGCCTGGTATCGCGGCGATCTCCACATTCACACGGCACACAGTGATGGAAGCTGCCAAAGTCAGAGTGGCAAGAAAGTGCCATGCCCCGTCTTCCTTACCGCTGAGACGGCGTCAGCGCGCGGTCTCGACTTCATTGCCGTCACCGATCACAACACCGATTCGCACTACGATGCTCTGCGCGAACTCCAGCCCTATTTCGACAAGCTGCTCTTCATTCCCGGCCGCGAAATCACAACCTTCTGGGGACACGCCAACCTCTTCGGCCCGACAGACTTTGTCGACTTCCGCGTCGGCACAACTGTTCCTTCCGCGCAGATGCTCTTTGAAGAAGCAGCGCGCATGCATGCCATTCTTTCGATCAACCATCCGAATGCGCCTACAGGCCAAGTCTGCATGGGCTGCGGCTGGACACCGAAAGAAGCCGTCGATCCACATCTGATCCAGTCCATCGAAGCGGTGAACGGCGGTGCTGAGGAGGGCCAGTATTCCGGCATCAGTTTCTGGGAGAAATATCTGAATCAGGGCTACCGCATTACCGCCATCGGCGGCAGCGACAACCACAACGCGCCAGCGCCAGCCGGGTCGAGGAGCGCTATCGGCAGCCCAACGACTGTGATCTACGCAGACAATCTATCTGTGCCAGCGATCCTTGACGGCATCCGCAAAGGACACGTCTTCATCGACCTCAGCGCAACGCGCGACCGTCGCTTTGAGATCGCCGCTGAAGATGGCAATCAAAAAGGCATCATGGGAGATGCGCTGCCTGCCCCAGCCGGCTCAACGGTGCAGATATCCGCGCATGTCGTCGCCTGTTCTGGGAACAAGCTGCGTTTCCTGCTCGATGGCCAGCCTGTTGCTTCACTCGACTCTAACATCTCACAGGCGGACCAGGGCATCTCACTTACCCTGCCGTCAGACGGCAAAAAGCACTGGCTGCGTCCCGATGTCGTCTCACCCGAGGGTAAGCTGATCCTCCTCGGCAACCCCATCTATCTCAACTACACGGAAGACAAAAAATGAAAAAAGCCTCTGTCATCCTGACCCTGAACGCAGTGAAGGGGAAGGATCTGCTTTTTGCGATTGCTGCCGCCACACTCTTCGCTGTCACGCCAGTACTCATGGCACAGAGCGCAGCGCACCCCGGCGCACGCACGGTCATGGACGCGCACAACTGTTATCCCTACTACGAATGGTGGTACGACCGCATCGACCGCGCACTCTCTGCTGGAACACCTCTCGCCATCGAACAGGATCTCGCTTGGTACACCGATAAGAAGACCGGCAAATCATGGTCGATCGTCACTCATGGATTGCCCGGCGAAGGCAACGAGCCAACCATGAAGCAGTATTTTTTTGAACGCGTCCGCCCCATCGTCGAGCAGGCGCTGCGCGACGGAAATCATGGCGACTGGCCGATCATCACGCTCAACCTCGATTTCAAGACAGAGGAGCCCGCGCACCTGCGCGCTGTCTTCGCGCTGCTGAACGAATATAAGGACTGGCTCATCACCGCGCAGCGCACTGCTGACGGCACCACTCCGCAGCCACTCGATATCCGCCCGATCCTCGTGTTGACCGGCGAATCGGACGCACAAGAGAAAGTGTTCTACAACGAGGTTCCCGTCGGCGCGAAGCTGCTTGTTTTCGGAGCCGCGCACACCAATACAAAGAACAAGATGGCCGCCCCTGAGATTCTCGAACCCGCGCGTGCAACCAATTACCGCCGCTGGTGGAACAACCCGTGGGGAGTCGTTGAGGAGAGCGGCCAAAACAAGGCCGGCGACTGGACGAAGGAAGACAATCTCCGCCTGCGGGCGCTCGTTGAACACGCCCACCAGAATGGATTGTGGATTCGCTTCTACACGCTCGACGGCGTCGACAACAAACAAGACTTGAGCTGCCACGGCTGGTTCTCGGGCTATCAGTTCGGATCGTATGCCGCCGCTGAAGCGCGTTGGCGCGCTGCACTCGAAGCAGGCGTGGACTACATCGCCAGCGACCAGTACGAGGCGCTGGGCAAGTTCATCAAAGAGAACACGCAACACTAAAGTGTAGTCACGGCAGGGATCGAATCCTGATGCCTGCGCAGAAGCTCCGCGGATTCAGGCGACAATGAGCGCAGCCATGCCTCTGCTTGAATCCGCGCGCCTCCGCCTCTTCGAGAAATTTGCTGAGGCCGCTGCGCGCCGCAGGCAATCGGAACCCGCACACCTCACCACGGGCCGACGCGGTGAACTCGCCGCCTTTTTCTATCTCCGCCGCCAGGGATACATCGTCGTAGCGCGCGGCTGGCGCTCAGGCCGTCTGCGCGGGGACATCGACCTGATCGCATGGGAAAATGAAACGCTCTGCTTTATTGAAGTCAAAACCCGCACCACGCGTGACGTGGCCACCGCCGAGGCAGCGGTTGACGAAGACAAGCGCCGCACGCTTCGGCGGCTCGCGCGCAGCTATATGCGTAGGCTTCCACGTCAGGAATCGCCTGCGCGCTTCGACATTCTGTCGATCTATTTTGAAGAAGAGAAATCTGCGGAGTTCGAACTTTTTCGCAATGCCTTCGGTTGGTCCTAATCATCACCTTGCTACGGCAGCGTATGCACGATCGTGTTGAAGAGATAAGGGTCCTGAAACTCAGTCCGGTCGCCGGCTTTTTTCCCCGGAACAGGCTGCAATCGCGCTGAAAGCGGCTTGTTCCACTTCGTCGCGAGCGAGGCCACATCGCCGAAGATGCGCTCCATCTGCTCCACGCTGACATCGCCTGGAAGCGGCACAGTATCTAACCCCGTTCCACAAACAGCAGAGTACGCAAGCAACGAGTCGACGTTATAGGCAGACTCGGCCCAGCGTTGCGCCAGCAGCTTGTCTTCCATCACTGGCACCATCAGGCCGGAGTAACCAACCTGTGTGACGGGAACGGCCTTTACAGCGGCCGTGATGATGCGCGCTGCAGTGAGCGTCCCGCTCGAACCGAACTTCGCTCCCGTGAACGCTTCGATCGCGGCACCAATGGACACATCCCCGAGAGGCGCGGGAGTTGGATCAACCCCTAAGAAGTCCCAGCCAGTTTCCGCCGCCACTTTCTTTCCAATGGCGTCTGCTACCGACGCGTGCTTCGACAGCGCAGCCGTCAGGTCGGCAAGAGCGGTGTCATAATTCCCCTTGTCTTTCGTGAAAACGTCGATGACGACATTCGCGCCTTCGAAGCCAATGGCAAACTGTTTGCCATTGCCAAGGTGATACGAGCCCGGGAAGAACGGCGAAAATTGGTTCAGCATCGCTGTGGCTGTGAAATTAAATGTCCCCTGGCCGTGCGGACTGTGCTCGCTGACATACTTCACCAATTGAGCGGTGCGATGAATCGTCTTCCAGTGAATGCCCGTCCCATCCGCAATGATTGTGCTCGCTTCTATGTTCGGCAGAGTTGACAGCGCTCGCTCGAGCAGATGCATCGTGGCTGGATCATCGGAGTCGTGCCACATCGCCGGCCCCACGTTCGGGAGAAAATTTTCTTTCACCGAAAGATCGTCCAGCTGCTTGAGAAACGCCAGAGCCTGATCTTCGGGGAGCCCGGAGACAAGTTCAGCCAAGGGTTGAGTCGTGATGCGCAGCGTTTCCACTTCGTAGCCAGCGGATTCGAACTGCGATTTCGTCTTGCGCAGGACGACCAGAGCGTCGGCAATCTGTTTCTGATAATTGTCGCGATCCAGCAACACAAAACCGGTAATCGCCCTGACTTTCGGATTGGAGGGGTTAGGACCGGTTTGGGCTGCGAGGTACGCCGACACAAGAAAGAGGGCGAGAAAAACGATCCGTTTCATTCAGCTCTCCGAAGGGGAAGAGCAGTATAGCGCATTCAATATCCGGCATCCGGATCATCTTTCTCTGAAGCCGGTTCAGGCTCATTTGCTGAGGAACTGTCCGATCTTGTCGTTCAGAAACTTCTCATCCGCGGGATTGCTGCCCGCGCCTGCCGTGTGTCCCCACAGCGATGGAATGGGGACCAGCGAAACTTGAGGAATGAATTCGGCCTCATAACGCGCGTCTTCGAGTGGGAAATACAGATCCGTCTCCGACGGCATGTAGAGCAGCGGAACTTTGATCGAACGCAGCGCCCGTTCCACATCTCCGTTGAAGCCGGGCGTTGACCCGACATCGTGGCGTTCCCAGGTGCGCATCTGCAGAATCAGATCATTCGCGTCCGCGCCCGGTATGAAATCTGTGCGGAAGTGCGCGAGCACCTGCTCGAAGGTCGTGCCCGGCGGTTCAGTGGACTTCCACAATTCACGGCGCCACCACTCCTGGGAAAACAGCCACGCGGTCCAGACTGTGGCAAACGCTTCCAGTCCCTTCTTCGGCGGTGAGGTATAGTCGCCATCTTTGAAAGCTGCATCTGCCGTGAGCGCAGCAATCTGGCCTTCCAGCCGCACAACGCCATGCGGATACGTCTTCGCCGTGCCCGAGGTCGCAACAATCTTATCGGCAAAGGTCGGATAGCTGACCGCCCATTGAAATGCCTGCTGTGCTCCCATGGAGAAGCCGATCACAGCGCGCAGATGCGTGATCTTCAGCTCTTCGGTGAGCAGTCGGTGAACGGCCTGCACATTATCCCGAATCGTCATGACAGGAAAGCGCGGTCCGTGAAATGGCTCGGGTGTATTGCTCGGCGATGAAGATCTTCCATTGCCGAACAGTTCGCTTGTGATCATGAAATATTTCGAGGTATCGAGAGCATGGCCGGTGCCCATCAACCATTCATATCCATGCAGATTTGCCATGTAATGCGAGGGCAGAAGAATCGCATTGTCATGCGCCGCATTCAGATGTCCGTAGGTGCCATAGATAATGCGGGCTTCGGGCAACACCGTCCCGCTCTCGGTGTGAAAATTGTGAATAACAAACTCATGCTGTTCGGGCTGAGGAACTCCTGCCTTCGACGCCTCCTGCGCCTCTGCGATGCATCCGCACAGCGCACAGCAAAGCAAAAGCAAAGACCACTTTCTCTTTATCGCGGACATCTTCCGTTACGCCTTTTCTATGTCTGGAAAAATCACTGGCCGCTCAGAAATGTATCAACAATCTGCACATATTTGTCGGGCTCTTCGTATGAGGAAAGATGCCCGCTCTTTTCAAAGATCTCTAGCTTTGCGCCGGGAATAGCCTTGTACATTCTCCACGCCGTTAACGGAGCGACGTTCATGTCGAAGCGGCCCGTAATGATCAGCGTAGGCTGAGTGAACTTCGGCAGTTGAGCCGTCAGGTCAATATTTTCGGTCGCTTTCCCAACTGCCTCGCCCACTTTCGGCACATAACCGATATCGCCAATGCCATCCAGATATTTGTGCATCAGATCCTGGCTATAAAAGATCATCCGGAAGTGGTTGATCAACTCCTGCTGCGCGGCCTCATCGGTGTTGCCGAGTTTCTTTCCGATCGCCGCATCCTGCTCCTCAACATCGGGGAAGACCTGGGGCAGCAGGTGCACAATCTCCTTCCACGCGGGCGGAGCCGAGTCGCTGAGAATCAGTTTGCGCACGTGCTCAGGGTGCGCGGAGACATACGCCATCGAAAGCAAACCTCCATAGGAGTCGCCGACGAGGTCAACCTTCTCAAAGCCGAGGTGCGCGCGCACTGCTTCCAGATCAGCAACCTGCGCATCCATTCCCTGCGATGCATTCGCGCTCACCCGCTGCGACTTGCCTGTTCCTCTCTGATCGTAAAAGACAATCTGTCGCTTTTGAGAAAGCCGCGACCAGACATCATTCTGCAGCATGTATTTGTGTGACAAGCCAGGACCGCCATTTACCGCAATCACCGGCGTGTTTGCACTAGCGGCGCCGTAGACCTCGTACGCCAGATCCACATCGGGCGTCTTTACCATTCCGTTAGTCGGCGCAGTTTGCTGCGTCCATGCGGCTGGTGAAAACACCAGCAGAAGAATTAACAATCGATGCATATTCACCTGCAGCTTATTCTTGAAAGGAAAGTTCGTTGGCTAAATGACTCGACCGGCAGACCGCAGCCGCTCATCCTCTAAGCATCATCGCGGCTCATGCGTTGCTGGTCTATAAGAAAAGTTAGCCGTCACGCAACTTGCGCGAGCGGCTGGCGATAGAATGCAGCGATTGCTACCTTATCTGAGGACGCGAAACTATCTGGGGACGCGAAACATGAAACTCTATCGCACGAAGAACGCCATCTTCCTTTTCTCCGACGGCAATTTCTATCGCCTCAAAGAAAATTCGCTGGATGCTTTGCTGGCACAGGATAAGCTCTACGATCACTGCGTGGCTGCGATCAGCAACGCACAGCCTTCCAGCGAGTTTTCTGAGGCCGAGATTCTGCCGCCGATTGAGAACCAGGAGGTGTGGGCTTCCGGCGTGACCTATTTTCGCAGTCGCACCGCCCGGATGGAGGAATCGAAAGACGCCGGCGGTGGTGATTTCTACGACCGCGTCTATGCGGCAGAGCGACCGGAGCTGTTCTTCAAGGCGACGGGGCGCCGCGTCGTCGGCCATGGAGACAAGGTCCGCATCCGCAGCGATGCAAAGTGGTCTGTTCCCGAGCCGGAGTTGACTCTGGTATTGAGCAGCAGCGGCAGGATCATCGGATACACCATCGGAAACGACATGAGCTCGCGCGACATCGAAGGGGAAAATCCGCTCTACCTTCCGCAGGCAAAGGTCTACGACGGCAGCTGCGCCCTCGGCCCGTGCATTCTGCTCAGGCCCGATCCACTAACCCGGGATACCCGGATCGAACTTAAGATCCTTCGCAACGGAGCGACAGCCTTTGCGGGCAAGACTGCGCTGACCGAACTCAAGCGCGAGCCACAGCTTCTAGCCGACTATCTCTTTCGCGACAACAGCTTTCCCTGCGGCAGTTTCCTGATGACAGGAACCGGCATTGTTCCCCC
This genomic window contains:
- a CDS encoding TonB-dependent receptor; amino-acid sequence: MKHPRSWAWYRYTIALAVIAFLGSSVNAQVNTASLSGLITDPSGAAVPNVTVNATSPATGYARVVTTDNAGYYTFQNLPIGQYTVRVEAPGFTTDQENVTLNVAEKGRRDFSLQVGSEQQTVQVEAQGIGLSPDDASIGTVVDSRTIEQTPLYLRNWDDLLRTVPGVQISRFTQQSGSTSAGRTGDFNVNGIHSLQNNFILDGIDNNTFSENVQELSTESAHPSVDVIAEFNIITNPYSAEYGRAPGAAVSVNTRSGTNQFHGLAYEYVRNQYFDATDFITKQHNQPKAENNQNQFGGSFGGPILKNRLFGFFNYEGTRIKQGVNRTSTVPLDNERIGDFSPETSAKVGIKYPTIYDPQTGQPFADNKIPAGRIDPVVASLIALFPEPNVASNGSFAETNNYFRTGGVQDNNDSYNGRVDWTASQNDTVFARYNYSNRFRFIPGYFGGLADGSSTSAWGRQYLKNHSLVIGWTHVFSASMVNDFRFGWVRNYSFAEQDPFALTEYAGNFVPGIPINPAVGGGVPLTTFSGSIGAFVGSPDFLPKQQVPQQFQYNDTLSITHGRQTYKIGASLYAPMRNLFQDEPGMRGDMTFTGIFTCERNASSQCISNTGFPYADGLLGQVQSNQLTNVHFVDQRIWMLSGFFEDDWKVTPKLTLNLGLRYDFATPALNAKNQMANFDPDSGSLVFARSGSLKSRSLVDTNYKNFGPRLGFAYSPDQKTVVRGGYGIYYTVFERYGSEDQLSLNPPFLINKTQSAASTSTTPAMIAQQGFPSNYLDPSTINLNNLTSFHIRALNSNDPTPYVQQWSFGIQRAIANTWTAEVDYVGTKSTHLDIIRDYNQPIISGNTVQTTTNSSGKTVPVIPYSNFGQIEYTDPIGFGNYNGLQASLKRRFQAGLSLQAAYTYSHSLDNAPEELESNSGDAPNGRNAAAWYGNSDFDIRNRVSVSYVYELPFGHGKSMLNSGPLSWIFGDFRTSGVYTFYSGHPFTVNSGGTLASALDPYGYAVATPFVVGKPRVIGDPACYFYISTNKACSQFAPNTTDAYVAAPAGQFGNSGRNTLIGPRTNVFDAALMRDFPIERVNLQARWEVFNVTNTPEFGQPGNNITSSSAGSITTLSGDPRVMQFALRISF
- a CDS encoding CehA/McbA family metallohydrolase — translated: MIKKILPGLLSLLCLTFFSLEALSAQVKPDITLKGVITGSENNSYVEAPFTVPDGIVSITVTFHYTGKEQHTALDLGLFDPERFRGWSGGNKDHFTVSTTSATPSYLPGPLPAGQWKLIIGVPNIRETVTSNYEANIFFTREKSTPTSFADAPLRDGPAWYRGDLHIHTAHSDGSCQSQSGKKVPCPVFLTAETASARGLDFIAVTDHNTDSHYDALRELQPYFDKLLFIPGREITTFWGHANLFGPTDFVDFRVGTTVPSAQMLFEEAARMHAILSINHPNAPTGQVCMGCGWTPKEAVDPHLIQSIEAVNGGAEEGQYSGISFWEKYLNQGYRITAIGGSDNHNAPAPAGSRSAIGSPTTVIYADNLSVPAILDGIRKGHVFIDLSATRDRRFEIAAEDGNQKGIMGDALPAPAGSTVQISAHVVACSGNKLRFLLDGQPVASLDSNISQADQGISLTLPSDGKKHWLRPDVVSPEGKLILLGNPIYLNYTEDKK
- a CDS encoding YncE family protein, which codes for MQRFFALIALFVLSIPVGISIAGCGGTNPNNYCIKNGHGYGEKVTDLDHINLGPASTGISLSYGQTGQVNQPTGFNCNGGTVSVAHYVYGTTNLNLADINPSTGAICAGTWNRHSASGIPDFTICTPPTQPGVAQVTASASAVTSNPISIYIHPAVTAITIGSQTACVSQNQTLNYPGTTTPMPLTVNTQVFGPDGVTIPSQYVGTVTYNPVNSSIVTINNTTDTTSTNPVNGLATALQPGSTVINAVLAGTTSAAGYFFTCPPASIGLTLNGSTGMPTPVTVTASSPQNLLANIPDTTGTGISGLSLDYTSTQPKQISVSSSGTVTATFPTTTTITAICQPGTCNPAPVNIIGQLGTGLPVTSNPVIVNSPGRSSSKLWLASSQSSYFTPLDLTATGAPTPIKLPYIPNSMVLDQNGTNLYFGSYHELMVVSAGTNTLSKEDTNVPGVVLAVSPDSATAVINDQVNQIIYLYNGSKGSFTSVGGLATRAQYSPDGKNLYIIGPNNFYVYNAATGWSTYTNSNGGTNVCTTAQLNNNNNTTTFDPFCSPDITVAIPSIGPFITGSNTTANGFCPNTTVSPPVYYPLAATIATASDHVTATNDGNHILGATANPAQIADISVKIPIGSCPSSNQGIKLQQGSGTNPGDYSINTSALSSITPTEINQVVSSPTAAIAFVTYSAASATGLLPAYTPSTTYGTAGTVSNVQLSTGAQAPLSGAFSPDDSTFFVGTSGDNLLHFIDIQSLTDTQTVNPKLPKCVQQPANGAPVCDPSTAVPVQFIAVQPRTTT